The Streptomyces sp. NBC_00224 genome contains the following window.
GAGGCGTCAGGAGCCGTAGCCGCCGCCTCCGGGCGTGCGGACGACCAGGACGTCCCCGGGGCCCACCTCGACCGTGTCCACGCCGCCCAACGCCTCGCTGCGGCCGTCCGCACGCTCCACCAGGTTCGCGCCGAGCCCGCCGGGCGCGCCGCCCGCCATGCCGTACGGCGGGACGCGCCGGTGGCCGGTCAGCAGGGCGACGGTCATCGGCTCCAGGAAGCGGATCCGGCGCTCGACCCCGCATCCGCCCGTCCACCGGCCCCGCCCGCCGCTGCCCTCCCGTACCGCGAAGGCGTCCACGCGCACCGGATAGCGCCACTCCAGCACCTCGGGGTCGGTGAGGCGCGAGTTGGTCATGTGGGTCTGCACGGCGTCCGCGCCGTCGAAGCCGTCGCCCGCGCCCGAGCCACTGGCCACCGTCTCGTAGTACTGCACCCGGTCGTTGCCGAAGGTCACGTTGTTCATCGTGCCCGAGCCCTCGGCCTGGATCCCGAGGGCCGCGTAGAGCGCGCCGGTGACGGCCTGCGAGGTCTCGACGTTTCCGGCGACGGTCGCGGCCGGGTGCTCGGGCGCCAGCATCGAGCCGGGCGGCACCCGTACCTCCAGCGGCTTGAGACAGCCGCTGTTGAGCGGGATGTCGTCGTCCACCAGCGTCCGGAAGACGTACAGGACGGCCGCCATCACCACCGACCGGGGCGCGTTGAAGTTGCCGGGCTGCTGCGGCGAGGTGCCGGCGAAGTCCACTACGGCGCTGCGGCTGTCGCGGTCCACGGTGACGGCGACCCGGATGACGGCGCCGCCGTCGGTCTCGTACGTGTACGAGCCGTCGCTCAGCCCCGCCACGATCCGCCGCACGGACTCCTCGGCGTTGGCCTGCACATGTCCCATGTACGCCTGGACGACGTCGAGCCCGAACTCGTCGGTCATGCGCCGCAGTTCGGCGATGCCCTTCTCGTTGGCGGCGATCTGGGCGCGCAGGTCGGCGAGGTTGGTGTCGGGGTCGCGCGAGGGGTGAACGGCACCGGTCAACAGCGCCCGCGTCTCCGCCTCGCGCAGCCGTCCGTCCCGGACGAGGAGCCAGTTGTCGAAGAGGACGCCCTCCTCCTCGATGGTGCGGCTGAAGGCGGGCATCGAGCCCGGGGTGATGCCGCCGATCTCGGCGTGGTGGCCGCGCGAGGCGACCAGGAACCGCAGCTCCTCGCCGTCGAACACCGGGGTCACCACGGTGATGTCGGGCAGATGGGTGCCGCCGTGGTACGGGTCGTTGACGGCGTAGACGTCACCGGGCCGCATGGCGCCCGCGTTGCGGTGCAGCACCTCCTTGATGGACTCGCCCATCGAGCCCAAGTGCACCGGGATGTGCGGGGCGTTGGCGATCAGGTTGCCCTCGGCGTCGAAGAGCGCGCAGGAGAAGTCGAGGCGTTCCTTGATGTTGACGGAGTGGGCGGTGTTCTCCAGGCGTACGCCCATCTGCTCGGCGATCGCCATGAAGAGGTTGTTGAAGACCTCCAGCATCACCGGGTCGACATCCGTGCCGACGGCGGTGCGGCCGGGGCGGGGGCGCACCCGGGTGAGCAGCAGATGCCCCAGGTCACCGGCGGCGGCCTGCCAGCCGTCGTCCACCACGGTGGTGGCGTCGGCCTCGGCGACGATCGCGGGCCCGGCCACCGTGTCGCCCGGCCGCAGGGCGGCGCGCCGGTACAGCGGGACGTCCCGGCGCCCGCCCGCCACGAACATGCCCACGGTGGCACAGGGTCCGCTCGCACCCTCGCGCGCGTACTCCTCGACCTCGGGGACGCCGTGCGGCCCGGCGGCGCCGACGGCCTCCACCGACACCGCCTCCATGACCAGCGGCTTGTCCATGGTGAAGGCGTACCGCGCGCGGTGTTCGCGCTCGAACGCCTCCTTCATGGCGTCCGCCGTGTCCAGGGCCAACGGCAGGCTCGCGTCCGTACCGGCGTAGCGGAGCAGTACGCGCGCGTGGGTGGTGATCGCTCCGTCCGGGATGCTGTCGGCGCGCAGTTCGGCACGGGTGCGTGCCGCGAGTTCGTCGCACAGCTCGCGCACCCGCCCGACGGAGTCCCCGTCCAGCTCGGCCTCGACGGACCGCTCGCGCATCGCGGTCGCGTCGGCGAGGCCGATGCCGTAGGCGGAGAGGACTCCGGCCAGCGGCGGTACGACGACGGTGTCGATGCCGAGCGCGTCCGCGACCGCGCAGGCGTGCTGGCCGCCCGCGCCGCCGAAGCTGGTCAGGGCGTAGCGGGTGACGTCGTGGCCGCGCTGCACGGAGATCTTCTTGACCGCGTTCGCCATGTTGAGCACGGCGATCTCCAGGAATCCGGCGGCGACCTCCTCGGGGGTGCGGCCGCCGCCGGTCCGCTCGGCCAGGGCGGCGAACCCCTCCCGTACCACCTCGGCGTCCAGCGGCAGTTCGCCGCCGGGGCCGAACACCGCCGGGAAGTGGGCGGGCTGGATCCGGCCGAGCATCACATTGGCATCGGTGACGGTGAGCGGGCCGCCGCGCCGGTAGCAGGCCGGGCCCGGGACCGCGCCCGCCGAGTCGGGGCCGACCCGGTAGCGCTGTCCGTCGAAGTGGAGCACCGAGCCGCCGCCCGCCGCCACGGTGTGGATGTTCATCATGGGGGCGCGCATCCGCACCCCGGCGACCTGGGTGGCGAAGTCCCGCTCGAAGGCGCCCGCGTAGTGCGAGACGTCGGTCGAGGTGCCGCCCATGTCGAAGCCGATCACGCGCGCGTAGCCGGCCTGTCCGGAGGTGCGGGCCATGCCGACCACTCCGCCGGCGGGTCCGGAGAGCACCGCGTCCTTGCCCCGGAAGTGCGCGGCCTCCCGCAGGCCACCGTTGGACTGCATGAACATCAGCCGTACGCCGTCGAGTTCCTTGGCGACCTCGTCGACGTATCGGCGCAGGATCGGCGAGAGGTAGGCGTCCACCACCGTGGTGTCGCCGCGCGGCACCAGCTTGATGAGCGGGCTCACCTCGTGCGAGCAGCTGACCTGGGTGAAGCCGAGCGAGCGGGCGGCCTCGGCGACGGCCAGCTCGTGGTCCGGGTAGCGGTAGCCGTGCATCAGGACGACGGCGGCGCTGCGCAGTCCCTCCGCGTGGGCGGCCCGCAGCCCCTCGGTGACGCCCGCGAGGTCGAGCGGGCGGACGGTGGCGCCGTGCGCGTCGACCCGCTCGGCCACCTCGACGACCCGCGCGTACACCGCGTCCGGCAGCACGATGTGCCGGTCGAACAGCCGCGGCCGGTTCTGGTACGCGATCCGCAGCGCGTCCCGGAAGCCCTCGGTGACGACCAGGACGGTGGGCTCGCCGCGCCGCTCCAGGAGGGCGTTGGTGGCGACGGTGGTGCCCATCTTGACGACCGAGATCCGGTCGGCCGGGACCGGCTCGTCGGGCCCGAGGCCGAGCAGCAGCCGGATCCCGGCGACCGCGGCGTCGCGGTGGCGCTCCGGGTCGTGGGAGAGGAGCTTGCGGCTGACCAGGCGCCCGTCGGGCCGTCTGCCCACCACGTCGGTGAAGGTGCCGCCACGGTCGATCCAGAACTCCCAGCGCCCTGTCATCCCTCCATTCTGGCAAGGCGGCCCGGGCCGGGGGGCGCGCTGACGGTCGCGAGCGCTGGGGAGAGCGCCTCTGCGGCGCACGGACCGAGGTGGGGGCGGTGCCGCGCGCGGCGTGGCCCCGCCCCGCGCCGCACCGCCCCGGCGAGGCCGGGCAGCTGGGGCAGCAGGTCCGTGGAGCGCCGCGCCACCCGGGCGGTCCCGGCCGTCGCCGGCCACAGCAGCACGGCGGACCGGCCGCGCGGCGGCCGGTCCGGCTCGTACGAGGGTGGTGCGCCCGGCCCGAGGCTGGGCTCGGCGAGCAGGCTCTGGCAGCGGGCCGCCATCCAGTCGGACAGCGCCCGTAGGCCCTAGCGGCTCATATCGCGGCGGCGTCCGGGCCCATCCGGTTGTGGATGGCGCTCTGTACCTCGGCCTCCTCGGCCGGGTCGTCGGCCAGGCGCCGCAGCCGCTCCGCCACGCGCGCGTCGACGAGCTCGGCATGCTGCGCGGCCACTTCGCGGGTGGTCTCCTCGCAGTCCCACAGGCACTCGACGGCGAAACCGGTGGGGAAGGAGGGGTCGGTGGCGGCGAGCGCGCGGGCGGTGCGGCCGCGCAGCTCGGAGGAGGCGGTCTCCCGGTAGAGGTGCCTCAGTACGGGGGCGGCGCAGGCGATGCCGAGCCGTCCGGCCCCGTCGACGAGGGGGCGCAGCAGGGTCGCGTCGGGCCCCTCGGAGCGCACGCACTCGCGCAGTGCGCCGAGGACCAGCTGGGCGTCGTCGGCTTCGCCCCGGCAGGCGAGGACGCCCGCGGCGGCGGCGCCGAGCGCGTCGGGCCGGTGCACCCAGCCGCGCGCCCGGTCGACGGCCTCGGGCCCGCACATCCGCTCGAAGGCGTGGACGGCGGCCTCGGCCACGGTGTGTGAGCCGCCGCCGACGGCGGCCTCGATGAGGTCGAGCACGCGGGGGTCGCGTGACTCGGTGAGGTAGTGCAGGGCGGCGCAACGGGCGCCGTCCGAGCCGGCGCGCGCGGCCTCGACGATCAGGTCGCGATCGTCGGGCCCGGCCACCGCGCCCAGGCAGCGGGCGGCGGGAAGGGTGAGGTCGGCGCCGCGCTCCAGGCCCTCCTGGGCCCAGTCGAAGACGGCTTGGACGCTCCAGCCGGGACGGGGCCCGGACGGTCGCATCTGGCGCTGCCAGCGGTCGAAGGACCCGGCTTCCTGGGCGGCGCGCACCCGTGCGCCGACCGCGTCCCGGGTGTCCTCGGCCCACAGCCGCCAGGGCCGTGGCTCGAAGGCGTCCCGGACGGTGGCGGCCAGTTCGGCGTCGCCCTCGGGGGTGCCGGGGAACCGGGCGAGGACGGGGTCGGCGAGGCCGCGCAGGCCCGCGTCGTCGTCACGCAGGGCGAGCTCGTCCAGGGCCCAGCCCCAGTTGGCGCCGCGCACGGCGTACCGCCGCAGCAGCAGCAGCGCGTCGTCCCTGCCGTAGGAGGCGAGGTGGCCGAGGACCGCGAGCGCGAGACCGGTGCGGTGCTCGTCGCTGTCAAGGACGTCCTCGGCGCTGAAGAGATGGGCCTCGATCTCGTCGAGTCCGCCGTCGAGATCCAGGTAGAGGCGCGCGTAGTACAGGGAGCGGTTCTCCACCTGCCAGTCGTGGCGGGGGTCGCCCAGTACACAGTGGTTCAGGGCCGCCAGGGCTTCTGGGCGCGGGGCGGCGAGCGCGTGCAGGGTGCCGTCGCCGCGGCCCCGCTGCAGCAGGCCGAGCAGCGTACCGCTCGGCGCTATGACCGGATCAAACATGGAAGTAGCCTCACATCAAGCTGTTGACGCAACCGGGATTCGTGCCGTGCCCTAGTAGGCCGCGCGCCAACATGTTCGGCCGTCCGCCGTCTTCTTGCTGTGAGTCATCTTCCTGCCTCCAGTCGTGTGGCCCCCGATGTATGGACCCTGCCCCTGATGAAGGGGCTCGTCGTCATGATGACCCAGGCATTTCGCCACCGCGACCACATTTACGAGCCCCTCTCACCAGGTACGCAGGGGGCACCCGGTGCAAACCTCAGCGGTCGCCGAAGAGTGCGAGCAGTTCCGTCTTGCCGAACATCCGTGCGGTGTCGAGCGCGGACGGCGTTCCGGCGGAAGGATCGGCTCCGCCTGCGAGCAGGGCCTTGACGACCGCGTCCTCGCCCTTGAAGACCGCACCCGCGAGCGGGGTCTGGCCGCGGTCGTTGGCGCGGTCGGCGTCCGCACCGCGCGCGAGGAGCACGGAGACCGCCTCCGCGTGCCCGTGATAGGCGGCGAGCATGACGAGCGTGTGGCCCTTGTCATTGGTGAGGTCCGGCGAGACCCCGGCGTCGACGTACGCGGCGAGCGCCTCCGCGTCTCCCCGGCGCGCCAGATCGAAGATCCTGGTCGCCAGCTCGACCACCTCGGGATCGAGGTCATCGCTCATCGCACGGACCGCCTTTCGCTGCGTACGGCGCTCCTCGGAACGCCTGTGACCTGGGCTCGTACGGCACCGGGGCCGTACGAGTGAATCGACAGGGTACTGCCCGTCGGGCGACATGGTTCGGCCCGCCCGGGGCACATCTCACCGCGAGTGACGGCATCCGGCCCCGCGGCCGCACAGTGTCCCGCCCGCGACCCGGTTCCGTATCCGCCACTCCAGTGAAAATCAGAGAATTTCACCCGATTGCAGCTTTTATCACATAGATACTTCCTGTGATCCTGGAAGAACTCATGGTGACTGTCCCCATCAACCAGGAGAACTTCTCATGATCCTGTCCATCTCAGGCGTCGTCCTGCTCGGAATCATCGTCTTCCTCTTCTTCCGGAAAGACGGTCTGAAGGCGTCGCACGCCATGGTCTGTGCCCTCTTCGGCTTCTACCTCGCGGGCACCGCGATCGCCCCGAGCATCAAGGCCGGCGGCCAGAGCCTGGCCAGCCTGCTGGGCGGGATCAAGTTCTGACCTCCCGCAGTCCCGACCACCCCCTCAGGAGACCGACGTGGCCCGGCGACCACTCCCCCGCATTCTGAGCAGCACGAGCGTTCCGATCGCCCGCAGCCGCGAGATCGCGCGCAC
Protein-coding sequences here:
- a CDS encoding hydantoinase B/oxoprolinase family protein, with the translated sequence MTGRWEFWIDRGGTFTDVVGRRPDGRLVSRKLLSHDPERHRDAAVAGIRLLLGLGPDEPVPADRISVVKMGTTVATNALLERRGEPTVLVVTEGFRDALRIAYQNRPRLFDRHIVLPDAVYARVVEVAERVDAHGATVRPLDLAGVTEGLRAAHAEGLRSAAVVLMHGYRYPDHELAVAEAARSLGFTQVSCSHEVSPLIKLVPRGDTTVVDAYLSPILRRYVDEVAKELDGVRLMFMQSNGGLREAAHFRGKDAVLSGPAGGVVGMARTSGQAGYARVIGFDMGGTSTDVSHYAGAFERDFATQVAGVRMRAPMMNIHTVAAGGGSVLHFDGQRYRVGPDSAGAVPGPACYRRGGPLTVTDANVMLGRIQPAHFPAVFGPGGELPLDAEVVREGFAALAERTGGGRTPEEVAAGFLEIAVLNMANAVKKISVQRGHDVTRYALTSFGGAGGQHACAVADALGIDTVVVPPLAGVLSAYGIGLADATAMRERSVEAELDGDSVGRVRELCDELAARTRAELRADSIPDGAITTHARVLLRYAGTDASLPLALDTADAMKEAFEREHRARYAFTMDKPLVMEAVSVEAVGAAGPHGVPEVEEYAREGASGPCATVGMFVAGGRRDVPLYRRAALRPGDTVAGPAIVAEADATTVVDDGWQAAAGDLGHLLLTRVRPRPGRTAVGTDVDPVMLEVFNNLFMAIAEQMGVRLENTAHSVNIKERLDFSCALFDAEGNLIANAPHIPVHLGSMGESIKEVLHRNAGAMRPGDVYAVNDPYHGGTHLPDITVVTPVFDGEELRFLVASRGHHAEIGGITPGSMPAFSRTIEEEGVLFDNWLLVRDGRLREAETRALLTGAVHPSRDPDTNLADLRAQIAANEKGIAELRRMTDEFGLDVVQAYMGHVQANAEESVRRIVAGLSDGSYTYETDGGAVIRVAVTVDRDSRSAVVDFAGTSPQQPGNFNAPRSVVMAAVLYVFRTLVDDDIPLNSGCLKPLEVRVPPGSMLAPEHPAATVAGNVETSQAVTGALYAALGIQAEGSGTMNNVTFGNDRVQYYETVASGSGAGDGFDGADAVQTHMTNSRLTDPEVLEWRYPVRVDAFAVREGSGGRGRWTGGCGVERRIRFLEPMTVALLTGHRRVPPYGMAGGAPGGLGANLVERADGRSEALGGVDTVEVGPGDVLVVRTPGGGGYGS
- a CDS encoding HEAT repeat domain-containing protein, with translation MFDPVIAPSGTLLGLLQRGRGDGTLHALAAPRPEALAALNHCVLGDPRHDWQVENRSLYYARLYLDLDGGLDEIEAHLFSAEDVLDSDEHRTGLALAVLGHLASYGRDDALLLLRRYAVRGANWGWALDELALRDDDAGLRGLADPVLARFPGTPEGDAELAATVRDAFEPRPWRLWAEDTRDAVGARVRAAQEAGSFDRWQRQMRPSGPRPGWSVQAVFDWAQEGLERGADLTLPAARCLGAVAGPDDRDLIVEAARAGSDGARCAALHYLTESRDPRVLDLIEAAVGGGSHTVAEAAVHAFERMCGPEAVDRARGWVHRPDALGAAAAGVLACRGEADDAQLVLGALRECVRSEGPDATLLRPLVDGAGRLGIACAAPVLRHLYRETASSELRGRTARALAATDPSFPTGFAVECLWDCEETTREVAAQHAELVDARVAERLRRLADDPAEEAEVQSAIHNRMGPDAAAI
- a CDS encoding ankyrin repeat domain-containing protein, which gives rise to MSDDLDPEVVELATRIFDLARRGDAEALAAYVDAGVSPDLTNDKGHTLVMLAAYHGHAEAVSVLLARGADADRANDRGQTPLAGAVFKGEDAVVKALLAGGADPSAGTPSALDTARMFGKTELLALFGDR